In Methylomonas sp. MK1, the following are encoded in one genomic region:
- a CDS encoding BRCT domain-containing protein, whose translation MLTDSQKAILLQTTLDPNDIGEQRFCELCEQADLLNTVTDNELVAFLEIANALYRGGEPIITDTDYDFVYLAELKKRQPEHPLLHTVEPEPAFAGKTVDLPTIMLSTDKAYSRDEVERWAGRIEKAALELDKNFAELIFKVTPKLDGYAAYDDGQMLYTRGDGRKGTDITRVFERGLQVANQGQRGLGAGEIVVSRSYFDANLAEFFDNARNFQASVIKEKELDEHAERAIADHAAVFYPFAILPCWNGVWQDLIDNFETIVKDIWHKLDYDVDGVILEIVDEQLKQAMGATRHHHRWQLAYKENLETAEVNVIGVTPQTSRSGRITPVAELEPVRLSGAMLSRATAHHYKMVLDKGIGPGALIRLARSGEVIPKIEEVLRPAKPELPSVCPSCGHELIWDNDYLICPNNLECPAQISNSMEHFFRVLKNNDGFGAATIKKLYENEIRSVDKIYALTAAEFESMGFGPKQSQNLVDQLVRSRNEAIEDWRFLSAFGVFRMGLGNCERLLAHYNLAEIFNLSEADIVAIEGFAEKTAAVITEGFAKIKPLFDSLMSLGFNLTPTQNQATDNAHPLAGKTLVFTGTLHTGSRDDLSKQAKAKGAKVGSSVSAKTDYLVAGDNVGANKTNAAREKGVSVITEQEFLKLLEGADA comes from the coding sequence ATGCTTACCGACAGTCAAAAAGCCATTCTTTTGCAAACCACATTAGATCCTAACGATATTGGTGAGCAACGTTTTTGCGAATTGTGCGAACAAGCGGATCTACTGAATACCGTCACGGACAACGAATTAGTCGCATTCCTGGAAATTGCCAACGCTTTGTATCGCGGCGGCGAACCGATTATCACCGATACCGATTACGATTTTGTGTATTTGGCTGAACTGAAAAAACGTCAGCCCGAGCATCCGCTGCTGCACACGGTCGAGCCAGAACCGGCATTCGCCGGCAAAACCGTCGATCTGCCGACCATCATGCTCTCCACCGACAAAGCTTATAGCCGCGACGAGGTGGAACGCTGGGCCGGCCGCATCGAAAAGGCGGCGTTGGAACTGGATAAAAACTTTGCCGAACTGATTTTTAAAGTCACCCCCAAACTCGATGGCTATGCGGCCTACGACGACGGCCAGATGCTGTATACCCGTGGTGACGGCCGCAAAGGCACCGACATTACCCGCGTATTCGAGCGCGGCTTGCAAGTCGCTAACCAAGGCCAACGCGGCCTGGGCGCCGGCGAAATCGTCGTCAGCCGCAGTTATTTCGACGCCAATCTGGCCGAGTTTTTCGACAATGCCCGTAACTTCCAGGCCAGCGTCATCAAGGAAAAGGAACTTGACGAGCACGCCGAACGCGCCATCGCCGATCATGCGGCGGTGTTTTATCCGTTTGCGATCCTGCCCTGCTGGAACGGCGTCTGGCAGGATCTGATCGACAACTTCGAAACCATCGTCAAAGACATCTGGCATAAGCTGGATTACGACGTCGACGGCGTGATTCTGGAAATCGTCGACGAGCAGCTCAAACAAGCGATGGGCGCCACCCGCCACCATCACCGCTGGCAACTGGCTTACAAAGAAAATCTGGAAACCGCCGAAGTCAACGTCATTGGCGTCACCCCGCAAACCTCGCGCTCCGGCCGTATCACCCCGGTCGCCGAGTTGGAACCGGTGCGCCTTAGCGGCGCCATGCTTTCCAGAGCTACCGCCCATCATTACAAAATGGTGCTGGATAAAGGCATCGGCCCCGGTGCGCTGATCCGCTTGGCTCGCTCAGGGGAAGTGATACCCAAAATCGAAGAAGTTCTGCGTCCCGCCAAGCCGGAATTACCCAGCGTTTGCCCCAGCTGCGGCCACGAACTGATTTGGGATAACGACTATCTGATCTGCCCCAACAACCTGGAATGCCCCGCGCAAATCAGCAATAGCATGGAACATTTCTTTCGGGTGCTGAAAAACAACGACGGCTTCGGGGCTGCGACCATCAAGAAGCTTTACGAAAACGAAATCCGAAGCGTCGACAAAATCTACGCCTTAACCGCCGCAGAATTCGAAAGCATGGGCTTTGGTCCCAAGCAATCACAAAACCTAGTTGATCAATTAGTCCGTAGCCGCAATGAAGCCATAGAAGACTGGCGCTTCCTATCCGCATTCGGCGTGTTTCGGATGGGCTTGGGCAACTGCGAACGGCTGTTGGCGCATTACAACTTGGCGGAGATTTTCAATCTAAGCGAAGCCGACATCGTCGCTATCGAAGGTTTCGCGGAAAAAACCGCAGCGGTCATCACGGAAGGCTTTGCCAAGATCAAACCCTTGTTCGACAGCCTGATGTCACTGGGTTTTAATCTCACCCCGACGCAAAACCAGGCTACCGACAACGCCCATCCGCTAGCCGGCAAAACCTTAGTGTTCACCGGCACCCTGCACACAGGCAGCCGCGACGACTTGAGCAAACAAGCCAAAGCCAAAGGTGCTAAGGTCGGTAGTTCGGTCTCGGCAAAAACCGACTATTTGGTAGCCGGCGACAATGTGGGCGCCAACAAAACCAACGCCGCTCGCGAAAAAGGCGTCAGTGTGATTACCGAGCAGGAATTTCTAAAATTACTGGAAGGAGCAGACGCATGA
- the thiE gene encoding thiamine phosphate synthase: MKMPRRGLYAITQPENRTINQVVKDVEAALRGGASVIQYRDKNPVDAKQLAGQLLTICRTYHVPLLINDSIELALAVGADGVHLGRNDGEVAEARRLLGPNAIIGVSCYNDVEKALSVAQAGADYVAFGRFFPSGSKPLAAPAEIVSLQRAKQSIGVPIVAIGGILPENGGQLLAAGADLLAVIGGIFDHEPESAARAYQALFNHQPE; encoded by the coding sequence ATGAAAATGCCCCGCCGTGGTCTGTACGCCATCACCCAGCCCGAAAACAGAACGATCAACCAAGTGGTAAAAGACGTGGAAGCAGCCTTGCGCGGAGGCGCAAGCGTGATTCAATACCGCGATAAAAATCCGGTGGATGCAAAGCAACTTGCGGGTCAATTATTGACAATATGTCGCACCTACCATGTTCCCCTGTTAATCAATGACAGCATCGAGCTGGCATTGGCAGTTGGTGCGGACGGTGTGCATCTGGGCCGCAACGACGGCGAAGTTGCCGAAGCACGACGCTTGCTTGGACCCAATGCGATCATCGGCGTATCCTGTTACAACGATGTGGAAAAAGCGCTGAGTGTCGCGCAGGCCGGCGCGGATTACGTGGCATTTGGCCGCTTCTTCCCGTCCGGATCGAAACCTCTGGCTGCACCCGCCGAGATTGTCAGTCTGCAACGCGCCAAACAATCGATAGGTGTGCCCATAGTCGCTATCGGCGGGATTCTGCCGGAAAACGGTGGACAGCTATTGGCCGCTGGCGCAGACTTATTAGCGGTGATAGGCGGCATATTCGATCATGAACCGGAAAGCGCCGCGCGCGCCTACCAAGCCTTATTCAACCATCAACCGGAGTAA
- a CDS encoding diguanylate cyclase, with protein MRRITFLVYAVLWILLISLNLYQQVTDTKQYAQKIATRQAEMFFDHIVLIRKWNALHGGVYVPITETTQPNPYLDVPYRDVETTDGKRLTLINPAYMTRQLAEMSDDSGIAFHITGFNPIRPENRPDQWESEALLAFQQGQKSVSSIGTINGQSFYRYMAPLHVDQSCLVCHQRQGYREGDIRGGISVSIPSASIDAFVNERLEHLTITHAIVVFVGLIVLLLSYLAQARLSQRLDKAKSRMQLAYLDSLTLLPNRRYYDAFVKREWKRALRHKYPISMIMIDIDFFKLYNDNLGHIEGDHCLRQVARTLKRFFRRPGDLIARYGGEEFCVVAACDAEQIMVLAEILRKAVENMRLPHPASKVSEFVTISLGVASIVPGDDLSFESLLHAADQALYDAKATGRNRVGKGRI; from the coding sequence ATGAGAAGGATTACATTCCTGGTTTATGCAGTGCTATGGATTTTGTTGATTAGCCTGAACCTTTACCAGCAAGTAACGGACACCAAACAGTACGCGCAAAAAATTGCCACGCGGCAGGCCGAGATGTTTTTCGATCACATCGTGCTGATCAGAAAATGGAATGCGTTACACGGTGGCGTTTATGTTCCTATTACTGAAACTACTCAGCCCAATCCTTACCTGGATGTTCCGTACCGGGATGTCGAAACCACGGATGGTAAACGGCTTACTTTGATCAATCCTGCCTATATGACTCGGCAACTCGCTGAAATGAGCGACGACTCGGGCATTGCCTTTCACATCACCGGTTTTAATCCGATTCGCCCGGAAAATCGGCCGGACCAATGGGAGTCTGAAGCGTTGTTGGCCTTTCAACAAGGTCAAAAAAGCGTGAGTAGTATCGGTACTATCAACGGGCAATCTTTTTATCGTTATATGGCGCCGCTTCATGTCGATCAGAGTTGCCTCGTTTGCCATCAGCGGCAAGGCTACAGAGAGGGGGATATTCGCGGCGGCATTAGTGTCAGTATTCCCAGCGCCAGTATCGATGCCTTTGTGAACGAGCGCCTGGAGCATCTGACCATCACTCATGCGATTGTGGTGTTCGTCGGATTGATCGTATTGCTGCTGTCATATTTGGCGCAAGCCAGACTAAGCCAGCGCCTGGATAAAGCCAAAAGCCGTATGCAACTGGCTTATCTGGATTCCCTGACTCTGCTTCCAAATCGTCGTTACTACGATGCCTTTGTAAAAAGGGAATGGAAGCGGGCCTTGCGGCATAAATATCCCATCTCGATGATCATGATAGACATCGATTTCTTTAAGCTATACAACGACAATCTAGGGCATATCGAAGGCGATCATTGTTTGCGGCAAGTGGCCAGAACCTTGAAGCGTTTCTTTAGAAGGCCGGGCGATTTGATTGCCCGTTACGGCGGCGAAGAGTTTTGTGTGGTCGCGGCCTGTGATGCCGAGCAAATCATGGTGTTGGCCGAAATTCTGCGTAAAGCTGTCGAGAATATGCGTTTACCGCATCCGGCTTCTAAAGTTTCCGAATTTGTGACTATCAGTCTTGGCGTTGCCAGTATCGTACCGGGTGACGACCTGTCTTTCGAAAGTTTGCTGCATGCGGCGGATCAGGCACTTTACGATGCCAAGGCCACCGGTAGAAACCGGGTTGGAAAAGGCCGAATTTGA
- a CDS encoding transcriptional repressor has product MNLITLCKMTDKAIFPAPEHDHNVCIHKAISVAEQLCLTRGVQLTPIRHKILELIWNSHKAVKAYDLLDQIRPVNDAAKPSTVYRALDFLLEQGLIHRVESLNAFVGCHCSGTQHDQLLLICTACHTVQERAAPSVLSALSKELGDAGFVPQRKTIEIHGLCKTCNPTKNTEEEQAIQ; this is encoded by the coding sequence ATGAACCTAATCACCCTTTGTAAAATGACCGACAAAGCAATCTTCCCGGCACCCGAGCATGACCATAACGTATGCATCCACAAGGCGATAAGTGTAGCCGAACAACTTTGCTTAACACGCGGCGTGCAACTGACCCCCATCCGCCATAAGATTTTGGAGCTGATCTGGAACAGTCATAAGGCGGTTAAAGCATACGACTTGCTGGATCAAATCAGGCCGGTAAACGATGCCGCAAAACCCTCGACTGTCTACAGGGCTTTGGACTTTCTGTTGGAACAAGGCCTGATTCATCGGGTGGAGAGTTTAAATGCGTTCGTCGGCTGTCATTGCTCCGGCACCCAACACGATCAACTATTGTTAATCTGCACCGCGTGCCATACGGTGCAGGAACGCGCCGCACCTTCAGTACTCAGCGCGCTGTCCAAAGAACTTGGCGACGCCGGCTTCGTACCGCAACGTAAAACCATCGAAATTCATGGCTTATGCAAAACCTGCAACCCCACCAAAAATACTGAGGAAGAACAGGCTATTCAATAA
- the ppdK gene encoding pyruvate, phosphate dikinase yields MTPKYSYSFNTGDGKNKALLGGKGANLCEMTQMGFNVPPGFVITTQTCLTYLENKQLPSDLMDEVRQQIVDIERLSGKAFGGANDPLLVSVRSGSAISMPGMMDTILNLGLNKQTLAGLIEMTDDPRFAYDAYRRFIQLFGKVALGIEDEKFDVHFNNVKRAAGIKADVALTADQLQEISELFLTVVHEETGRPFPEDVYQQLEIAIRAVFNSWLGRRAVDYRREFHITPDVANGTAVNIVTMVFGNMGDDCATGVGFTRNPGTGINEMYGEYLVNAQGEDVVAGIRTPKPVQEMAKEMPEQYRQLVELRNKLEAHYHEVQDYEYTIERGVLYCLQTRNGKMNATAMVKTSIDMVSEGLITKEQALLRINPDMLEQLLHPQLAPNHEVKAIAQGLPASPGAACGHCVFDADTAVRLGKTGQDLILLREETKPEDIHGFFAAQGILTSRGGKTSHAAVVARGMGKACVAGAEDIKVDVRARLAIVGDIHIKEGDLITIDGSNGNIYLGRIPTIPPSFSEELKTLLGWADSIARLRVHANVDTPETARLAVSYGAKGVGLCRTERMFNAADRLPLVVDMILAHNTEEREAALAKLFPIQRDDFQQLFEAMSPHPVTVRLLDPPMHEFLPNEHQLIDELDALKHYLTIVKGQRVTLDTLAHPAEMPAPFNMLNEDVILEAISKKQMMLDKVLELYEVNPMLGHRGVRLGMSYPEIYKMQIRSILEAAALCVKQKVPVEPEIMVPQVITAQELKTVKTYVDEIQAEVEAQYKLKLNFKFGTMIETVRACTRADRLAVTAAFFSFGTNDLTQATFSFSREDAENKFLPLYEESGLLEDNPFETLDVEGLGKLMKMAVELGRQQRPDLKIGICGEHGGHPRSIRFVHDLGLNYVSCSAPRIPVARLAAAHAKLLEKHS; encoded by the coding sequence ATGACTCCAAAATACAGCTATTCATTCAATACGGGCGACGGCAAAAACAAGGCATTACTGGGCGGCAAAGGCGCAAACCTTTGCGAAATGACACAAATGGGCTTTAACGTGCCACCTGGCTTTGTCATCACCACGCAAACCTGCCTGACCTACCTGGAAAACAAGCAATTACCCAGCGATTTAATGGACGAAGTTCGGCAGCAAATCGTCGACATCGAACGCCTGAGCGGTAAAGCCTTCGGCGGCGCCAACGATCCGCTACTGGTTTCGGTACGTTCCGGCTCGGCCATCTCGATGCCGGGCATGATGGACACCATTCTAAACTTGGGCTTGAACAAGCAAACCCTGGCCGGTTTGATCGAAATGACCGATGACCCGCGCTTTGCCTACGATGCGTATCGGCGTTTCATTCAATTGTTCGGTAAGGTTGCGCTGGGCATCGAAGACGAGAAGTTCGATGTGCATTTCAACAACGTCAAACGCGCCGCCGGCATCAAAGCGGACGTGGCATTGACCGCCGACCAACTTCAGGAAATTAGCGAACTGTTCCTGACCGTTGTCCATGAAGAAACCGGCAGGCCGTTTCCGGAAGACGTTTACCAACAGCTGGAAATCGCCATTCGTGCGGTATTCAACTCCTGGCTGGGTAGACGCGCGGTGGATTACCGCCGTGAGTTTCACATCACACCGGACGTTGCCAACGGCACAGCGGTTAATATCGTCACGATGGTGTTCGGCAATATGGGCGACGACTGCGCCACCGGCGTTGGTTTTACCCGCAACCCCGGCACCGGCATCAACGAGATGTACGGCGAATATTTGGTCAATGCGCAAGGCGAAGACGTGGTAGCCGGCATCCGCACGCCTAAGCCGGTGCAGGAAATGGCCAAGGAAATGCCCGAGCAATACCGGCAACTGGTCGAGTTGCGGAATAAGCTGGAAGCGCATTATCACGAGGTACAGGACTACGAATACACCATCGAACGCGGCGTTTTGTATTGCCTGCAAACCCGTAACGGCAAAATGAACGCGACTGCGATGGTAAAAACCTCCATCGATATGGTTTCGGAAGGCCTGATTACTAAGGAACAAGCGTTGCTGCGGATCAACCCCGACATGTTGGAACAATTGCTGCATCCGCAATTGGCTCCCAATCACGAAGTCAAAGCCATTGCCCAGGGCTTACCGGCATCACCCGGCGCTGCCTGCGGCCATTGCGTATTCGACGCCGATACTGCCGTGCGTTTGGGCAAAACCGGCCAAGATTTGATCCTGCTCCGTGAGGAAACCAAGCCAGAAGACATTCATGGCTTTTTTGCCGCACAGGGTATCCTGACTAGCCGCGGCGGTAAAACTTCGCATGCAGCCGTGGTGGCCCGTGGCATGGGTAAAGCCTGCGTGGCTGGCGCCGAAGATATTAAAGTCGATGTGCGAGCCCGTTTAGCCATTGTTGGCGACATTCACATTAAAGAAGGCGATTTAATCACCATCGACGGCAGCAACGGCAATATCTATTTGGGCCGCATTCCGACTATTCCACCCTCTTTCTCCGAGGAACTAAAAACCTTGCTGGGCTGGGCTGACAGCATTGCTCGCTTACGTGTGCATGCTAATGTCGATACGCCGGAAACCGCTAGATTGGCCGTCAGTTACGGTGCCAAAGGCGTGGGCTTGTGCCGTACCGAACGCATGTTCAACGCCGCCGACCGTTTACCCTTGGTGGTAGATATGATTCTGGCGCACAACACCGAAGAGCGCGAAGCCGCATTGGCCAAGCTGTTCCCGATTCAGCGCGACGACTTCCAGCAGTTGTTTGAAGCCATGTCGCCGCACCCGGTTACCGTGCGCCTGCTCGACCCGCCGATGCACGAGTTTTTGCCTAACGAACATCAATTGATCGATGAGTTGGACGCGCTGAAACATTATCTGACCATCGTTAAAGGCCAGCGCGTTACGCTGGATACGTTGGCGCATCCAGCGGAAATGCCGGCGCCGTTCAATATGCTTAACGAAGACGTGATTTTGGAAGCGATCAGCAAAAAACAAATGATGCTGGACAAAGTGCTGGAGCTGTACGAAGTCAACCCGATGCTGGGTCATCGCGGCGTCAGGCTGGGCATGAGCTATCCGGAAATCTACAAAATGCAGATCCGCTCGATTTTGGAAGCGGCGGCACTTTGTGTCAAACAGAAGGTTCCGGTCGAGCCGGAAATCATGGTGCCGCAAGTGATCACCGCACAGGAATTGAAAACCGTGAAAACCTACGTTGACGAAATTCAAGCCGAAGTGGAAGCGCAATACAAACTCAAGCTCAACTTCAAATTCGGCACGATGATTGAAACAGTGCGGGCTTGTACCCGTGCCGACCGTCTGGCAGTGACAGCAGCCTTCTTCTCCTTCGGTACCAACGATTTAACCCAGGCCACCTTCTCGTTCTCGCGCGAAGATGCCGAAAACAAATTCCTCCCGCTGTACGAAGAATCCGGATTGCTGGAAGACAATCCGTTCGAAACCTTGGACGTCGAGGGTTTGGGCAAACTGATGAAAATGGCCGTGGAACTGGGTCGTCAGCAACGGCCGGATTTGAAAATCGGCATTTGCGGCGAGCACGGCGGGCATCCGCGCTCTATTCGTTTCGTGCATGATCTGGGCTTGAACTATGTATCGTGTTCGGCGCCGCGGATTCCGGTCGCTCGCTTGGCGGCCGCCCACGCCAAACTATTGGAAAAACATTCGTAA
- a CDS encoding 1-aminocyclopropane-1-carboxylate deaminase/D-cysteine desulfhydrase codes for MGHQASAVIALHPRLKALQRSLAAAPLTKINDPELADRQLELWIKRDDLLHPIISGNKWRKLKYILNHALYAGADCIVSMGGAYSNHLHALAFSGKALGLKTIGFIRGERPPQLNPTLNDLLDWGMELRFVSRSHYRQLRGYQGHDSLPELQPGQYWLPEGGATYLALQGVAELVDEIEIDFDILAVACGTGTTLAGLLASPLAQHAIGVAAMKGGDFLINDVEQLLEMQRMTSHADRRILVDYHFGGFAKTTPVLLAFMQDFQRRHGIELEPIYTGKLLFALYDLIRRDYFPAGQRIVAIHTGGLQGKRN; via the coding sequence GTGGGCCATCAAGCAAGCGCAGTGATCGCTCTACATCCGCGTCTGAAGGCTTTGCAGCGCAGTTTGGCCGCAGCGCCGCTGACCAAGATTAACGACCCGGAATTAGCAGACCGGCAGTTGGAATTGTGGATCAAGCGCGACGACTTGCTGCATCCGATTATCTCCGGCAATAAATGGCGCAAACTCAAATATATCCTCAATCATGCCTTATACGCTGGCGCCGATTGCATTGTCAGCATGGGCGGTGCCTATTCGAATCACCTACATGCCCTGGCTTTTAGCGGTAAAGCTTTGGGGCTGAAAACCATAGGCTTTATTCGCGGTGAGAGGCCGCCGCAACTCAACCCGACGTTAAATGATCTGCTTGACTGGGGCATGGAGCTGCGTTTTGTGTCACGTAGCCACTATCGTCAGTTGCGTGGCTATCAAGGCCACGACAGTTTACCGGAACTCCAGCCCGGCCAATATTGGTTGCCGGAAGGTGGAGCCACATACTTGGCTTTGCAAGGCGTTGCCGAGCTGGTCGATGAAATCGAAATCGATTTCGACATACTGGCCGTAGCATGCGGTACCGGCACCACTCTAGCAGGCTTGCTGGCCTCGCCGTTAGCTCAACACGCTATCGGCGTAGCCGCGATGAAGGGTGGCGACTTTCTAATTAACGATGTTGAGCAATTACTGGAAATGCAGAGAATGACCAGTCATGCAGACCGGCGAATTCTAGTGGATTACCATTTCGGCGGTTTCGCCAAAACGACGCCGGTTTTGTTGGCGTTTATGCAGGATTTTCAACGGCGGCACGGCATCGAGCTGGAGCCGATTTACACCGGAAAGCTGTTGTTTGCGCTCTACGATTTAATCCGACGGGACTATTTCCCCGCCGGGCAGCGGATAGTGGCAATCCATACCGGCGGTTTGCAAGGCAAGCGAAATTAA
- a CDS encoding dodecin, with product MPEHVYQKIELTGSSSLGIQQAIENAVAKAGETIQNMRWFEVVETRGHIDNGKVAHWQVTIKVGYTLPH from the coding sequence ATGCCAGAACATGTCTATCAAAAAATCGAACTAACCGGCTCATCCAGCCTAGGCATCCAGCAAGCCATCGAGAACGCCGTCGCCAAAGCCGGCGAGACTATCCAGAATATGCGTTGGTTTGAAGTGGTAGAAACCCGCGGTCATATCGACAATGGCAAAGTAGCGCATTGGCAGGTGACCATTAAAGTGGGTTACACGCTGCCGCATTAG
- the thiD gene encoding bifunctional hydroxymethylpyrimidine kinase/phosphomethylpyrimidine kinase, translated as MSRNRPVVLCFSGHDPSGGAGVQADIEAIIGHQCHATSIITALTEQDSRNVKKLIPQQPADIINQAQTLLSDFKVSAFKIGLIGDKSVAEAITQILRQHPAIPVVLDPVLTAGGGTELASQQLIDIIVEQLLPLTTLLTPNSEEARRLSGQDDLGDCGRVLQGKGAEYVLITGTHESSELVHNRLYMPENLQETFNWERLPHSYHGSGCTLASASAALLAQGLDVFTAVSEAQEFTWQSLAAAYRPGQGQYNPDRLFWVEG; from the coding sequence ATGAGCCGCAACCGCCCAGTGGTACTGTGTTTTTCCGGCCACGATCCTAGCGGGGGGGCCGGCGTGCAAGCCGATATCGAAGCCATCATCGGCCATCAATGTCACGCAACGAGCATCATCACCGCCTTAACCGAACAAGACAGCCGCAACGTCAAGAAGCTGATTCCACAACAGCCTGCGGACATTATCAATCAGGCCCAAACGCTGTTATCTGACTTTAAAGTCAGTGCATTCAAAATAGGTCTGATCGGCGACAAAAGCGTAGCCGAAGCGATTACGCAGATTTTGCGGCAACACCCAGCCATCCCGGTCGTACTGGACCCGGTGCTGACGGCAGGTGGTGGTACGGAATTGGCCAGCCAGCAATTGATTGACATCATCGTAGAGCAACTACTGCCGTTGACCACCTTATTAACCCCCAACAGCGAAGAAGCTCGCCGCCTATCCGGGCAAGACGATCTAGGCGACTGCGGCCGTGTATTGCAAGGTAAGGGGGCCGAATACGTGCTGATCACTGGCACGCACGAAAGCTCGGAGCTGGTGCATAACCGCTTGTACATGCCAGAAAATCTTCAAGAAACCTTCAACTGGGAGCGCTTACCACACAGCTATCACGGCTCGGGTTGCACACTGGCCAGCGCCAGCGCCGCGCTGCTGGCTCAAGGCCTGGATGTGTTTACTGCCGTTAGCGAAGCCCAGGAATTCACTTGGCAATCGTTGGCCGCAGCCTACCGACCGGGTCAAGGCCAATACAATCCTGATCGCTTATTTTGGGTAGAAGGATGA